The Chloroflexota bacterium genome has a window encoding:
- a CDS encoding stage V sporulation protein S has translation MEVIKVSGTSRTSAVAGAIAGVFREHQRAEVQAIGAGAVNQAVKALILARSYLAEDGYHVVFVPKFTDVEIDEKVRTAIKFVVLACEESAAESEATPEAPAEA, from the coding sequence ATGGAAGTCATCAAAGTATCAGGCACATCGCGAACTTCGGCTGTGGCCGGGGCGATTGCCGGGGTGTTCCGCGAGCACCAACGGGCGGAAGTCCAGGCGATCGGTGCGGGCGCAGTCAACCAAGCTGTCAAGGCGCTCATCCTCGCCCGCAGTTACCTGGCCGAAGACGGTTACCACGTGGTTTTCGTTCCCAAATTCACCGACGTGGAAATCGACGAGAAGGTGCGCACGGCCATCAAATTCGTGGTGTTGGCGTGCGAGGAATCTGCCGCCGAAAGCGAAGCCACGCCCGAAGCACCAGCAGAAGCATAG